In one window of Chitinivorax tropicus DNA:
- a CDS encoding DUF6345 domain-containing protein, which translates to MPFAADIQDKRDVVIHRVENKEVELNKASGGIFARDVTQLWNTNLKPLLPDQTKTRKLADQFLSQLKLLPNNQPYTRVSFAGYSETGMATDTTSAASAKTILDRQVNYQVEVVVKSGQGRERALPVVGGGGKFKVAVGDQGAIIGYHGVWRPITGVSSNEEIMSRAEAESQFKQSVGKLHLTRVESFLAYYAAPAFEKQEHLAPVWVIKAEANVAGKRLPLRYTMIAATKYGPNFNQHDLVPQMSRQVAMLPPLGAVNFGEVVGGIQLNPSAVYPLTADDAVNEAGTSWIGASQGLPGSQANAQGFVDRLSAAGWTIRFNWGEGNAWESDWNANDDLWVDAVDFAFYTGHANSDGWVFNAPNDTFLHFSEVGASPGSPDDLYGQQDLEWIAIAACGPHQSNHFTTGIGNAFDRWRGIFDGLHVFLGYGAITYDNTSEGSRLAELTLAGWTVIDAWFRTAWEIQPATNTFGAPNGPTIYATAMYAHMGDNATRNDHIWGRGATVADPIGPNQMRVLLWSGT; encoded by the coding sequence GACGTCACGCAACTTTGGAATACCAATCTCAAGCCTCTGCTGCCTGATCAGACCAAAACAAGGAAGCTCGCTGATCAGTTCTTGTCCCAGCTGAAGCTGTTACCCAACAACCAGCCCTACACCCGGGTCTCGTTTGCTGGATATAGTGAAACAGGCATGGCGACTGATACGACATCTGCTGCTTCCGCTAAAACTATTCTCGATAGACAGGTCAATTACCAGGTTGAGGTTGTCGTGAAGTCTGGCCAAGGCAGGGAGCGCGCTCTGCCTGTAGTCGGAGGGGGTGGTAAGTTTAAAGTGGCGGTGGGTGATCAAGGCGCAATCATTGGTTACCACGGTGTGTGGCGACCAATTACAGGGGTAAGCAGTAATGAAGAGATCATGTCGCGGGCTGAGGCTGAATCTCAATTCAAGCAATCCGTTGGCAAATTGCACCTGACGCGTGTTGAGTCGTTCCTGGCCTATTACGCGGCACCTGCATTTGAAAAGCAGGAACATCTTGCCCCAGTCTGGGTGATCAAAGCGGAAGCCAATGTTGCCGGAAAGCGGCTGCCACTGCGGTATACCATGATAGCGGCAACCAAGTACGGCCCCAACTTCAACCAACACGACCTGGTTCCGCAAATGTCTCGTCAAGTGGCAATGTTACCGCCATTGGGCGCAGTCAACTTCGGTGAAGTCGTAGGCGGTATACAACTCAATCCGTCTGCTGTCTATCCACTCACTGCAGACGATGCGGTAAACGAAGCTGGCACCTCATGGATTGGCGCGAGTCAGGGATTGCCAGGTAGCCAAGCCAATGCGCAGGGCTTCGTGGATCGGCTATCTGCTGCGGGCTGGACAATACGGTTCAACTGGGGTGAGGGCAATGCCTGGGAATCAGACTGGAATGCTAATGATGATCTATGGGTCGATGCCGTCGACTTTGCGTTCTATACGGGACATGCCAATTCCGACGGTTGGGTATTTAATGCACCTAACGATACCTTCCTGCATTTCAGTGAAGTCGGGGCCAGCCCTGGTAGTCCGGATGATCTATATGGTCAGCAGGATTTGGAATGGATTGCGATTGCTGCCTGCGGTCCGCATCAAAGCAATCACTTTACTACCGGAATCGGCAATGCCTTTGACCGCTGGCGTGGAATCTTTGATGGCCTGCATGTATTCCTCGGCTATGGTGCGATTACCTATGACAACACCAGCGAAGGCTCACGCCTTGCGGAGCTCACATTGGCTGGTTGGACTGTTATCGATGCTTGGTTCCGGACGGCCTGGGAAATTCAACCTGCCACGAACACTTTTGGTGCACCGAATGGCCCAACCATATATGCGACTGCCATGTATGCGCACATGGGTGATAACGCCACACGTAACGATCACATCTGGGGAAGGGGCGCAACCGTTGCTGACCCAATCGGTCCGAATCAGATGCGAGTACTGCTGTGGTCTGGAACATAA
- a CDS encoding CapA family protein, with the protein MPHRPSLACLPAMLMAAAVCTGFAAQAGQAAEQSTVSLVFVGDIMLDDGPGQTIAQGQDPFRHVDALLKAADFRIGNLECPIATTGQPLDNKIFTFRAKPSVLPLLKGRFDALSVANNHAGDYGKPAFVETLDWLKKTGIQAFGGGVNLTEAHIPLWLHRHGLRIAVLGYNEFKPRSFEAGSNWPGVAWSEDSHVVADIRAARQAGADIIIPFMHWGWEREPTPTERQRQLARLMIDAGADAVVGAHPHITQGAELYRGKPIIYSLGNFVFDSFTTPATRTGWILRMKLDKQGVVSWTTQAVMADEAGTPHPINDGDTPCGQRGITAIQSCGMPRSPS; encoded by the coding sequence ATGCCCCATCGACCCTCGCTTGCCTGCCTACCTGCCATGCTGATGGCTGCTGCAGTCTGCACAGGATTCGCCGCCCAGGCTGGCCAAGCCGCCGAGCAATCCACTGTGTCTTTGGTATTCGTCGGTGACATCATGCTGGATGACGGACCTGGCCAGACCATTGCCCAAGGGCAAGATCCGTTTCGGCATGTGGATGCGCTGCTGAAAGCTGCCGACTTCCGTATTGGCAATCTGGAATGTCCGATTGCCACAACGGGCCAGCCACTGGACAACAAGATCTTCACCTTTCGCGCCAAACCCAGTGTCCTACCCCTGCTGAAAGGGCGATTCGATGCCTTGTCCGTCGCCAACAACCACGCAGGTGACTATGGCAAGCCAGCATTCGTAGAGACACTGGATTGGTTGAAGAAAACTGGCATTCAGGCCTTCGGCGGTGGGGTGAATCTGACAGAAGCACACATCCCGCTATGGCTACACCGCCATGGCTTGCGCATTGCGGTGCTGGGTTACAACGAATTCAAACCTCGCTCATTCGAAGCGGGCAGCAATTGGCCTGGCGTCGCCTGGAGCGAAGACAGTCATGTGGTAGCGGATATCCGCGCAGCACGGCAGGCCGGGGCCGATATCATCATCCCCTTCATGCACTGGGGCTGGGAGCGAGAGCCGACGCCCACCGAGCGGCAACGCCAGCTGGCCCGGCTGATGATCGATGCCGGTGCCGACGCCGTGGTCGGTGCGCACCCACACATCACACAAGGCGCGGAGCTTTATCGAGGCAAGCCCATCATCTACAGCCTGGGCAATTTCGTGTTCGACAGCTTCACCACGCCCGCCACCCGTACCGGCTGGATCTTACGGATGAAGTTGGATAAGCAAGGCGTGGTGAGTTGGACAACACAAGCCGTGATGGCTGATGAAGCGGGCACACCCCACCCCATCAACGATGGCGACACACCTTGTGGACAAAGGGGCATCACTGCCATCCAATCCTGCGGGATGCCCCGCAGCCCGTCTTGA
- a CDS encoding DUF1854 domain-containing protein, protein MNTSPFQLSRNPFGRLILTLPDGSRHEGVLPVRAFPIAAPEQGIALVDIDGHEVAWIDHLHDLPADTRSMMESELASREFMPEIVKLKQVSTFATPSTWEVDTTRGTTSFILKGEEDIRRLPGGTLLIADSHGVQFMIRDLFAMDRHSRKLLDRFL, encoded by the coding sequence ATGAACACATCGCCATTTCAATTAAGCCGCAATCCATTCGGTCGCCTGATCCTGACCCTACCAGACGGCAGCCGCCATGAGGGGGTACTGCCGGTGCGAGCCTTTCCCATAGCGGCTCCTGAGCAAGGCATTGCGTTGGTGGACATCGATGGCCATGAGGTGGCCTGGATAGACCACCTGCATGACCTGCCTGCCGATACGCGATCGATGATGGAGAGCGAACTGGCCAGTCGCGAATTCATGCCAGAGATTGTGAAGCTCAAGCAGGTTTCGACTTTTGCCACCCCCAGCACCTGGGAGGTCGACACCACGCGCGGCACAACCAGCTTCATTCTCAAGGGCGAGGAAGATATCCGGCGGCTACCTGGCGGAACCTTGTTGATAGCGGACAGCCACGGTGTGCAATTCATGATCCGTGACCTGTTCGCCATGGATCGTCACAGCAGAAAACTGCTGGATCGTTTTCTGTGA
- a CDS encoding ABC transporter ATP-binding protein: MMIHTASPSHLVLPQPWQASLAPQLVAGEEILAWLLLDLDTHLHFSQGVLVLTNQRLLALAPGETHWQNWALQAGLSLKHHDHAGVGALELCDSQQRLAIWRYTLGQNVVALRLLDKFKLQLESIVSGQPVPAPEELTCPQCKAPMEPDQDECAICARELHTPPSTWTLLRLWRFAKPYQGQLLAGFLLMLGATAAAMVPPYLTMPLMDNVLIPFQNGAHIDPMNVGLYLMGLLVAALLQWGLGWGKTYILALVSERISADLRTTTYEHLLQLSLEYFGGKRTGDLMSRIGSESDRISVFLSLHLLDFISDVLMIVMTAVILLSIDPWLALVTLLPLPFIGWMIHFVRDRLRTGFEKIDRVWGEVTNVLADTIPGIRVVKAFAQEQREAQRFREANKHNLLVNDRLNKVWSLFSPTVSLLTEIGLLVVWAFGIWQVANGHVTVGVLTAFLAYIGRFYGRLDSMSRIVSVTQKAAAGAKRIFDILDHVSSVPEPTNPVKLPAVKGQIDIRDARFRYGNRAVIKGVDLTIHPGEMIGLVGHSGSGKSTLVNLICRFYDITEGSIRLDGTDIRSLSLADYRRNIGLVLQEPFLFFGTIAENIAYGKPDATREEIIAAARAAHAHEFILRLPQGYDSLVGERGQGLSGGERQRISIARALLINPRILILDEATSSVDTETEKEIQKALDNLVQGRTTIAIAHRLSTLRKADRLVVMDRGVVVEVGNHDELMAQEGHYYRLYEAQARNVDSEADNDEQDED; encoded by the coding sequence ATGATGATACACACTGCTTCACCTTCTCACCTAGTACTGCCGCAGCCTTGGCAGGCAAGCCTGGCACCACAGCTGGTGGCCGGCGAGGAGATTCTCGCCTGGTTGCTGCTGGATCTCGACACACACCTGCACTTCTCGCAAGGGGTGCTGGTACTGACCAATCAGCGGTTGCTGGCACTAGCTCCTGGCGAGACCCACTGGCAGAACTGGGCCTTACAGGCAGGATTATCCCTCAAACATCACGATCATGCAGGTGTCGGTGCGCTGGAGCTGTGTGACAGCCAACAGCGGCTTGCCATCTGGCGTTATACGCTGGGCCAGAATGTGGTGGCTTTGCGCTTGCTGGACAAGTTCAAATTGCAGCTGGAAAGCATTGTGTCGGGCCAGCCCGTGCCCGCGCCGGAGGAATTGACCTGCCCGCAGTGCAAGGCGCCAATGGAGCCTGACCAGGACGAATGCGCGATCTGCGCACGCGAGCTGCACACCCCGCCTTCCACCTGGACACTGCTGCGGCTGTGGCGTTTTGCCAAACCCTATCAAGGCCAACTGCTGGCTGGTTTTCTGTTGATGCTGGGTGCCACCGCTGCCGCTATGGTGCCGCCCTATCTGACCATGCCGCTGATGGACAATGTGCTGATCCCCTTCCAAAACGGGGCGCACATCGATCCGATGAATGTCGGACTGTACCTGATGGGGCTGCTGGTAGCCGCGCTGCTGCAATGGGGGCTGGGCTGGGGCAAAACCTATATCCTGGCCTTGGTCAGCGAACGCATCAGCGCCGACTTGCGCACCACGACCTATGAGCACCTGTTGCAGCTGTCGTTGGAATATTTCGGCGGCAAGCGCACAGGGGATTTGATGTCGCGGATCGGTTCCGAGTCCGACCGCATCAGCGTCTTTTTGTCATTGCACCTGCTCGATTTCATCTCGGATGTGCTGATGATTGTGATGACAGCAGTGATTCTGCTGTCGATCGACCCCTGGCTGGCCCTGGTGACACTACTGCCACTGCCCTTCATCGGCTGGATGATCCATTTCGTGCGCGACCGTCTGCGGACAGGCTTTGAAAAGATCGACCGGGTGTGGGGCGAGGTCACCAATGTACTGGCCGATACCATTCCCGGCATTCGCGTGGTAAAGGCTTTTGCGCAGGAACAGCGTGAAGCACAACGCTTTCGCGAGGCCAACAAGCACAACCTGCTGGTGAATGACCGGCTGAACAAGGTGTGGTCGCTGTTCTCACCCACGGTATCGCTGCTGACTGAAATCGGTCTGTTGGTGGTATGGGCATTCGGTATCTGGCAGGTCGCCAATGGCCATGTCACGGTGGGTGTGTTGACAGCCTTCCTGGCCTATATCGGTCGCTTCTATGGTCGGCTGGATTCAATGAGCCGCATTGTATCGGTCACCCAGAAGGCCGCTGCTGGCGCCAAACGTATCTTCGATATTCTGGATCATGTCTCCAGCGTGCCCGAGCCCACCAACCCGGTCAAGCTGCCTGCAGTCAAAGGCCAGATCGACATCCGCGATGCGCGTTTCCGCTATGGCAACCGTGCGGTGATCAAGGGGGTGGATCTCACCATCCACCCTGGCGAGATGATCGGCCTGGTCGGGCACAGCGGCTCTGGCAAAAGCACCTTGGTCAACTTGATCTGCCGGTTCTATGACATCACAGAAGGCTCGATCCGGCTGGATGGCACGGACATCCGCTCGCTCAGCCTGGCGGATTACCGACGCAATATCGGGCTGGTGTTACAGGAGCCCTTCCTGTTCTTCGGCACCATTGCCGAGAACATTGCCTATGGCAAACCCGATGCAACCCGCGAGGAGATCATTGCCGCAGCGCGGGCGGCTCACGCCCATGAATTCATCCTGCGCCTGCCGCAAGGTTACGATTCGCTGGTGGGTGAGCGCGGCCAAGGCCTGTCGGGCGGCGAGCGACAGCGGATCTCGATTGCACGCGCTTTGCTGATCAACCCGCGTATTCTGATACTGGATGAGGCGACATCATCGGTCGATACCGAAACCGAGAAAGAGATCCAAAAAGCCCTGGACAATCTGGTACAGGGCCGCACCACGATTGCCATCGCGCACCGCTTGTCCACGCTGCGTAAAGCCGACCGACTGGTGGTGATGGATCGCGGTGTGGTGGTGGAGGTTGGCAACCATGATGAGCTGATGGCGCAGGAAGGCCATTACTATCGCTTGTACGAGGCACAAGCCCGCAATGTCGATAGCGAGGCCGACAACGACGAGCAGGATGAGGACTGA
- the cphA gene encoding cyanophycin synthetase → MKKKDIQFLRVTYLRGPNIWTYRPVLEAWVDIGELEESPSNTIPGFYERLSSWLPTLIEHRCGVGVRGGFLQRVQEGTWPAHIMEHVVLELQNLAGMQVGFGKARSTSEYGVYKVAVRARNEQVSRAAMEAGRDLVMAAIEDRPFDVKGTVERLKAMVDDYHLGPSTACIVDAATERRIPHIRLTDGNLVQLGQGALQRRIWTAETDRTSAIAESIASDKDLTKRLLQSCGVPVPEGQIVASPEAAWEAAQDIGLPVVVKPTDANHGRGVSLDLSCEADVQAAFKLADRHGSDVIVERFVRGDEHRLLVVGNRVVAVAKGEAAWVTGDGSATVAQLIDTQLNTDPRRGLTEDFPLNRIMVDQDAVILRDLERQGLKADSVPAEGRRVLIQRNGNVANDVTDNLHPDVEAMATLAARVVGLDIAGVDVVAEDIGQPLHKQGGAIVEVNAGPGLLMHLKPAQGAPRPVGRAIVDHLFPEGDSGRIPTVGISGSKGTTLIARLVAHLQHLAGRHVGLACRDGLFLDRRQVESRDCTHWEAGQRLLINRVVEAAVFEHTPVGILTEGLPYDRCQVGIVTDVTEDGSLTGFYIHEPEQVYNVLRTQIDVVMSEGASVLNANDALVAEMADLSDGEVIFYAEDPTLLPIVEHLANGGRAVFLRDQTVMLASGSTEQALATLDLFPLTRDGATTHIESVLAAVAAAWALGISPDLICAGIENFEAGTADAAVRARITAK, encoded by the coding sequence ATGAAGAAAAAAGACATTCAATTTCTCCGCGTGACCTACCTGCGCGGCCCCAATATCTGGACATATCGCCCGGTACTGGAAGCCTGGGTGGATATCGGTGAGCTGGAGGAATCGCCCTCCAATACCATCCCTGGTTTTTATGAGCGCCTGTCCAGCTGGCTGCCCACGTTGATCGAGCATCGTTGTGGCGTCGGTGTGCGTGGCGGATTTCTGCAGCGTGTGCAAGAAGGCACCTGGCCTGCCCATATCATGGAACATGTGGTGTTGGAATTGCAAAATCTGGCCGGCATGCAGGTGGGATTCGGCAAGGCGCGCTCGACCAGCGAATATGGCGTCTACAAGGTCGCGGTGCGGGCCCGCAACGAACAGGTCAGCCGTGCGGCCATGGAGGCAGGTCGTGATTTGGTCATGGCCGCCATCGAAGACCGCCCGTTTGATGTGAAGGGCACGGTAGAGCGCCTGAAGGCGATGGTGGATGATTATCACCTCGGCCCCAGCACGGCCTGTATCGTCGATGCGGCCACCGAGCGGCGGATTCCGCACATTCGCCTGACGGATGGCAACTTGGTGCAATTGGGGCAGGGGGCGCTACAGCGGCGGATCTGGACGGCTGAAACCGATCGCACCAGTGCGATTGCCGAGAGCATCGCCAGCGACAAGGATCTGACCAAGCGTCTACTGCAGTCATGCGGCGTGCCAGTGCCCGAAGGGCAAATTGTCGCCAGCCCGGAAGCTGCCTGGGAGGCAGCGCAGGACATCGGCTTGCCGGTGGTGGTGAAGCCGACCGATGCCAATCATGGGCGCGGCGTGTCGTTGGATCTGAGCTGCGAAGCCGATGTGCAGGCCGCATTCAAGCTGGCTGACCGGCATGGCAGTGACGTCATCGTCGAGCGCTTTGTGCGGGGGGATGAGCATCGACTGCTGGTGGTGGGCAATCGCGTGGTGGCTGTGGCCAAGGGCGAGGCGGCCTGGGTGACGGGTGATGGCAGCGCCACCGTGGCACAGTTGATCGATACTCAACTGAATACCGACCCACGCCGGGGTTTGACGGAAGACTTCCCGCTGAATCGAATCATGGTCGATCAAGACGCGGTCATCCTGCGTGATCTGGAGCGCCAGGGATTGAAAGCTGATTCCGTACCGGCAGAGGGGCGTCGCGTATTGATTCAGCGCAATGGTAATGTCGCCAACGACGTGACCGACAATCTGCACCCTGATGTCGAAGCCATGGCGACATTGGCCGCCCGCGTGGTCGGGCTGGATATTGCAGGGGTGGATGTGGTGGCGGAAGACATAGGCCAGCCGTTGCACAAGCAAGGCGGCGCCATTGTGGAAGTCAACGCCGGGCCGGGTTTGCTGATGCATCTGAAACCTGCTCAGGGGGCGCCGCGCCCGGTGGGGCGTGCCATCGTTGATCACCTGTTCCCAGAAGGTGACAGTGGTCGCATCCCGACCGTCGGCATCTCCGGTAGCAAAGGCACCACGCTGATCGCCCGACTGGTGGCGCATCTGCAGCATCTGGCGGGGCGCCACGTTGGTTTGGCTTGTCGCGATGGCTTGTTCCTGGATCGCCGCCAGGTCGAATCCCGCGATTGTACGCACTGGGAGGCGGGCCAACGCCTGCTGATCAACCGGGTCGTCGAGGCGGCGGTGTTCGAGCACACGCCGGTAGGCATCCTGACGGAAGGCCTGCCCTATGATCGTTGTCAGGTAGGCATCGTGACTGACGTGACCGAGGATGGCTCATTGACCGGGTTCTATATCCACGAGCCAGAACAGGTCTACAACGTGCTGCGTACCCAGATCGATGTGGTCATGTCCGAGGGCGCGTCGGTATTGAATGCCAACGATGCCCTGGTGGCTGAAATGGCAGACCTGTCCGATGGCGAAGTGATCTTCTATGCCGAAGACCCAACCTTATTGCCAATCGTCGAGCATCTGGCCAATGGAGGGCGTGCGGTATTCCTGCGCGATCAGACCGTGATGCTGGCCAGTGGCAGCACCGAACAGGCGCTGGCGACACTCGATCTGTTCCCGCTGACCCGAGATGGCGCCACCACGCATATCGAAAGCGTGCTGGCCGCCGTGGCAGCGGCATGGGCCTTGGGGATCTCGCCAGACCTGATCTGCGCAGGGATCGAGAATTTTGAAGCGGGTACTGCTGATGCGGCAGTACGGGCACGTATCACGGCCAAATAA
- the cphA gene encoding cyanophycin synthetase yields MEVSRIRALRGPNLWSRHTAIEVIVTCNEQERDLARVPAFEPRLRTRFPDIGILHPSSHDEPVSMAHALEACVLGLQAQAGCPVTFSRTAQTLEAGVYQVVVEYTEEAVGRLALECAEALCQAAIDDTPFDLAEVLARLRELDEDIRLGPSTGSIVNAAVARGIPFRRLTEGSLVQFGWGSRQRRIQAAELDATSAIAESIAQDKDLTKKLLRAAGVPVPSGRPASSVEDALAAMEEINGPVVVKPQDGNQGKGVTVNVTDQEQLLKAYAAAAEISDDVLVESYLPGSDFRLLVVGKQLVAAARRDPPQVTGDGTHTIRELVDQVNRDPRRGDGHATSLTKMRLDDIALNRLAMQGLTPESVPEKGQRVVLRNNANLSTGGSATDVTDDVHPEVAARAIAAAQMVGLDICGVDVVCDTMLKPLEEQGGGIVEVNAAPGLRMHISPSFGKGRQVGEAIIDNLFATGDDGRIPVVAVTGTNGKTTTVRLIAHLIATSGLRVGMTNTDGVYVNGRQIDSGDCSGPRSARNVLMHPDVDAAVFETARGGMLREGLAFDRSKVSVVTNIGMGDHLGLNYITTVEDLAVLKRVIVQNVAKDGMAVLNAADPMVVRMAENCPGGITFFAADKHNPVMATHRAQGHRVVYVEDNAVVAAQGERKYRVALDEIPVTRGGVITFQVENAMASVAAAWALNLDWEVIRKGLASFNNDADNAPGRFNVFDYRGATVIADYGHNPDAMEALVKAVDAMPAKRRSVVISGAGDRRDEDIRQQTQILGAAFDDVILYQDACQRGRADGEVLALLREGLVGAQRTQQVDEIRGEFVAIDSALARLQPGDLCLILVDQVEEALAHIAQRVAEG; encoded by the coding sequence ATGGAAGTTTCACGAATCCGCGCGCTGCGTGGCCCCAATTTGTGGAGCCGGCATACGGCGATCGAAGTCATTGTGACGTGTAACGAACAGGAACGCGATCTGGCCAGGGTGCCTGCATTCGAGCCCAGGCTACGCACCCGCTTTCCCGATATCGGCATTTTGCACCCGAGCAGTCATGACGAGCCGGTCTCCATGGCTCATGCGCTGGAGGCCTGCGTGCTGGGCCTGCAGGCTCAGGCCGGCTGCCCGGTGACATTCAGCCGCACAGCCCAGACGCTGGAAGCGGGCGTCTATCAAGTGGTGGTGGAATACACGGAAGAGGCGGTCGGGCGTTTGGCGTTGGAATGCGCTGAGGCGCTATGCCAGGCGGCAATCGACGACACCCCCTTCGATCTGGCGGAAGTGCTGGCACGCCTGCGAGAGCTTGATGAGGACATTCGTTTGGGGCCGAGTACCGGCTCCATCGTCAATGCCGCCGTGGCGCGGGGCATCCCTTTCCGGCGCCTCACTGAGGGTAGCCTGGTGCAGTTTGGTTGGGGCAGCCGTCAGCGCCGTATCCAGGCTGCCGAATTGGATGCCACCAGCGCCATTGCTGAATCAATTGCGCAGGACAAGGATCTCACCAAAAAGCTGTTGCGCGCCGCCGGTGTGCCCGTGCCCTCTGGCCGCCCCGCCAGCAGCGTGGAAGACGCCTTGGCAGCCATGGAGGAGATCAATGGCCCCGTGGTGGTCAAACCTCAGGATGGCAACCAGGGCAAGGGCGTGACGGTCAATGTCACTGATCAGGAGCAGTTGTTGAAGGCGTACGCTGCTGCCGCTGAAATCAGCGACGACGTGCTGGTCGAGAGCTATTTACCCGGCAGCGATTTCCGCCTGCTGGTGGTCGGCAAGCAGTTGGTGGCGGCGGCTCGTCGCGACCCGCCCCAGGTGACAGGCGATGGCACACACACGATCCGTGAGCTGGTCGATCAGGTCAACCGTGACCCACGGCGCGGCGATGGCCATGCGACCTCGCTCACCAAGATGCGCTTGGATGACATCGCGCTCAACCGGTTGGCGATGCAGGGTTTGACACCAGAATCGGTACCTGAAAAGGGCCAGCGGGTCGTGCTTCGGAACAATGCCAATCTCAGTACCGGTGGCTCGGCCACCGATGTGACCGACGATGTGCACCCGGAGGTGGCCGCACGGGCCATTGCCGCTGCACAGATGGTGGGGCTGGATATCTGTGGCGTCGATGTGGTCTGCGACACCATGCTGAAGCCACTGGAGGAGCAAGGTGGCGGCATCGTCGAGGTCAATGCCGCGCCGGGCTTGCGCATGCATATCAGCCCGTCATTTGGCAAAGGCCGCCAGGTGGGTGAGGCCATCATCGATAACCTGTTTGCCACAGGCGACGATGGACGGATTCCAGTCGTGGCCGTGACCGGCACCAATGGCAAGACCACCACTGTCCGCCTGATTGCACATTTGATTGCCACCAGCGGCCTGCGGGTGGGCATGACCAACACCGATGGCGTGTATGTCAATGGCCGACAGATCGACAGCGGTGACTGCAGCGGCCCGCGTAGTGCCCGCAATGTGTTGATGCACCCCGATGTGGATGCGGCAGTGTTTGAAACTGCGCGTGGCGGCATGCTGCGCGAGGGTTTGGCCTTTGATCGCAGCAAGGTGTCGGTGGTGACCAATATCGGTATGGGCGACCACCTGGGGCTCAATTACATCACCACTGTCGAAGACTTGGCCGTGCTGAAGCGTGTGATCGTGCAAAACGTGGCCAAGGATGGCATGGCGGTGTTGAATGCCGCTGATCCGATGGTGGTGCGTATGGCTGAAAACTGCCCTGGTGGCATCACCTTCTTCGCGGCAGACAAGCACAACCCCGTCATGGCAACGCATCGAGCCCAGGGCCACCGCGTGGTATATGTCGAGGACAACGCTGTGGTGGCGGCACAGGGCGAGCGCAAGTATCGAGTGGCATTGGATGAAATCCCAGTCACCCGGGGTGGCGTCATCACCTTCCAGGTCGAGAATGCCATGGCATCCGTTGCCGCTGCCTGGGCATTGAATCTGGATTGGGAGGTCATCCGCAAGGGTCTGGCCAGTTTCAACAACGATGCTGACAATGCCCCTGGTCGGTTCAATGTGTTTGACTACCGTGGTGCCACGGTGATCGCTGACTATGGCCACAATCCAGATGCCATGGAGGCCCTGGTCAAGGCTGTGGACGCGATGCCCGCCAAACGCCGCTCCGTTGTCATCAGTGGCGCGGGGGACCGGCGTGACGAAGACATTCGCCAGCAAACCCAGATCCTGGGCGCGGCATTTGACGACGTGATCCTGTATCAGGACGCCTGTCAGCGTGGGCGGGCGGATGGCGAAGTGCTGGCCTTGCTGCGCGAGGGTTTGGTCGGTGCTCAGCGCACTCAGCAGGTGGATGAGATCCGAGGGGAGTTTGTCGCCATCGATAGTGCGCTGGCACGCCTCCAGCCTGGCGATCTATGCCTGATCCTGGTCGATCAGGTGGAGGAAGCCTTGGCTCACATCGCACAGCGGGTGGCTGAGGGCTGA
- a CDS encoding Lar family restriction alleviation protein — translation MLPFLYRATRLTRLAASHSRLWAEYTGFAWADGGDQAPFNPGRPPHSFNCACASAYTARDSFDTHEGCIVTQPSTVNPCPRCGQPGEMKKSGSNRFWVQCSKFGKDGNCKAIATICPNKAEAVAAWNKMR, via the coding sequence ATGCTTCCCTTTTTGTATAGGGCGACTCGGCTGACACGGCTTGCGGCTTCTCATAGCAGGTTGTGGGCAGAGTACACCGGCTTTGCATGGGCTGACGGTGGTGATCAAGCGCCATTCAACCCAGGAAGGCCACCACACTCGTTCAATTGCGCCTGCGCTTCGGCGTATACTGCGCGCGATTCATTTGATACACACGAAGGATGCATTGTGACCCAACCCTCAACTGTCAACCCGTGCCCCCGTTGCGGCCAACCTGGAGAGATGAAGAAATCAGGCTCGAACCGGTTCTGGGTGCAGTGTTCCAAATTTGGCAAGGATGGCAATTGCAAAGCCATCGCCACCATCTGCCCCAATAAAGCCGAGGCGGTGGCTGCCTGGAATAAGATGCGCTAG
- a CDS encoding ankyrin repeat domain-containing protein: MWSRRWRIYGWSIGGMLVLFASTFGWWLSSTDVWSVISCATDGRSWAKPFCRATVTYFRPTTTDTASLKNDHGWPYQLLAIRDPHLRQQLFERFIAKGLNLNVPSPADSTLMGVEGKTVLFSAASDGDVEGVKLLLALGADKRHRSAIGRLPVDYAISMKRKTGDPKYDEVIRLLQ, translated from the coding sequence ATGTGGTCGAGACGATGGCGTATATATGGTTGGTCAATCGGTGGCATGCTGGTGCTTTTTGCCAGCACATTCGGGTGGTGGCTATCGAGTACAGATGTCTGGTCGGTCATATCATGTGCAACAGATGGCCGCAGCTGGGCCAAGCCCTTTTGTCGGGCAACGGTCACCTATTTCCGCCCGACAACAACAGACACTGCGTCACTGAAAAATGATCATGGCTGGCCATATCAACTGCTTGCCATTCGCGACCCGCATTTGCGCCAGCAGCTATTTGAACGGTTCATCGCCAAAGGACTCAATCTGAATGTGCCAAGCCCAGCTGATAGCACACTGATGGGCGTTGAAGGTAAAACAGTGCTGTTCTCAGCTGCATCGGATGGCGATGTCGAAGGTGTCAAACTGTTGCTGGCGCTCGGTGCGGACAAGCGGCACCGCTCCGCGATAGGACGACTTCCAGTTGATTATGCAATCAGCATGAAACGTAAAACAGGGGACCCAAAATACGATGAAGTGATCCGCCTTTTACAATAG